A stretch of the Thalassotalea euphylliae genome encodes the following:
- the glnE gene encoding bifunctional [glutamate--ammonia ligase]-adenylyl-L-tyrosine phosphorylase/[glutamate--ammonia-ligase] adenylyltransferase, producing the protein MPNLPIINTHFDELAALAKQRNQHLVDDYQNYIEPLDSNAVANLMEAVTLSDFVFRAFEQQPESIVQLFTERDFTDSHVPDYEEQLANLLRDCDSEASLHRVLRQFRQQAMVDIAVSDMVGYADLDVSLARLTKLADALILSALNWLTLFCQERWGVPYGVDGQQQTLLVYGMGKLGGGELNFSSDIDLIFTYPQTGETRGARKSLDNQTFFTRLGQKLIAALDQQTADGFVYRVDMRLRPFGDSGPLVLSFSALEDYYQDQGRDWERYAMLKARPIGQGEHHQELSQLLRPFVYRRYIDFSVIESLRKMKLMISREVRRKQLTNNIKLGAGGIREVEFIVQVFQLIRGGRVKELQQRNLLTVLPLLVEHQIVPPESARVLTNAYRFLRRVENVIQALDDQQTQTLPDSELDQARLLHVLGIDTWQEFLTRLNAHLGYVHDEFNQLIGEEAPNHEDIEAQWQTLWHDSWHDTDDFTWQKAIASNWQKDGIWQMLYEFKQELEKQPIGQRGRVVLDKLMPRVLFHLHSNSAFENAYENAYEVVLPRVLQIIQKVASRTVYLELLYENDGALIHLIRLCQQSHWISDYIAKFPILLDELIDPKLLHNPPALADYANELQQAMLRIPEDDVESQMNGLRQFKQAQQLRIAAADISGVLPLMKVSDHLTALAEATIGEVIQQAWHQLTARFGQPKSTLGTNHKGFAVLGYGKMGGIELGYGSDLDLVFVHDCPLNDTTNGEREIAASQFYVKLAQKVMHIFNTRMSSGILYELDMRLRPSGNSGVLVIHIDSFADYQLTEAWTWEHQALVRARMVYGHDDIRDNFSATRKRVLTNPRENGELKKQVVEMREKMRNHIDTSSGQCIDIKHGHGGLVDIEFLTQYLVLRFSGQYPQLTEFSDNIRIIEGLAKVGVVSDESAQHLVDSYCQLRNASHRAVLQDGKAQLSQAMFNQMAGSVAQIWQRFME; encoded by the coding sequence ATGCCAAACCTGCCGATCATAAATACACATTTTGATGAATTAGCTGCACTTGCTAAACAGCGAAATCAGCATTTAGTTGATGACTATCAAAACTACATTGAACCGCTTGATAGCAATGCGGTGGCAAATTTAATGGAAGCGGTCACGCTGAGCGATTTTGTTTTTCGTGCATTTGAACAACAGCCTGAATCTATTGTTCAGTTGTTTACCGAGCGAGATTTCACTGACAGTCATGTGCCCGATTATGAGGAGCAACTCGCCAACTTACTGCGAGATTGCGACAGCGAAGCCAGCTTGCATCGAGTGCTGCGCCAGTTTCGCCAACAGGCGATGGTCGATATTGCCGTGTCTGATATGGTTGGGTACGCTGATCTTGATGTTTCTCTTGCTCGCCTAACCAAACTAGCCGATGCGTTAATTTTATCGGCACTTAACTGGCTTACTCTTTTTTGCCAAGAGCGCTGGGGCGTGCCATATGGTGTTGATGGTCAACAGCAAACCTTGCTTGTCTACGGAATGGGGAAGTTAGGTGGCGGTGAACTCAACTTTTCTTCCGATATCGACCTTATTTTTACTTATCCTCAAACTGGCGAAACGCGTGGCGCTCGAAAATCGCTAGACAACCAAACGTTTTTTACACGACTAGGGCAAAAACTCATTGCTGCTCTAGATCAGCAAACAGCCGATGGCTTTGTGTATCGCGTGGATATGCGACTGCGCCCGTTTGGTGATAGTGGGCCATTGGTACTAAGTTTCTCTGCATTGGAAGACTACTACCAAGATCAAGGCCGCGACTGGGAGCGTTACGCCATGCTCAAAGCTCGGCCAATAGGCCAAGGTGAACATCACCAAGAGCTGTCGCAATTATTACGCCCGTTTGTGTATCGCCGCTATATCGATTTTAGTGTCATCGAAAGCTTGCGCAAAATGAAACTGATGATTAGCCGTGAAGTTAGGCGCAAGCAATTAACCAACAATATTAAACTGGGAGCGGGTGGAATTCGCGAAGTTGAGTTTATTGTTCAGGTTTTTCAGTTAATCCGCGGTGGCCGTGTCAAAGAACTTCAGCAGCGCAACCTTTTGACTGTGTTGCCACTATTAGTTGAACATCAAATAGTGCCGCCGGAGAGTGCCCGTGTACTGACCAATGCTTATCGGTTTTTACGCCGTGTCGAGAATGTAATTCAAGCGTTAGACGACCAGCAAACGCAAACACTACCTGATAGTGAGCTTGATCAAGCGCGATTATTACACGTGCTTGGCATTGATACTTGGCAGGAGTTTTTAACTAGGCTCAATGCGCATCTAGGCTATGTGCACGATGAATTTAATCAGCTGATTGGAGAAGAAGCTCCCAATCATGAAGATATTGAAGCCCAATGGCAAACGCTTTGGCACGATAGCTGGCATGATACTGACGACTTCACTTGGCAAAAAGCGATTGCTTCAAATTGGCAAAAAGACGGTATTTGGCAAATGCTGTACGAATTTAAGCAAGAGTTAGAAAAGCAGCCTATTGGTCAACGAGGTCGAGTGGTCTTAGACAAACTCATGCCACGTGTCTTGTTTCACCTACATAGTAATAGTGCTTTTGAGAATGCATACGAGAATGCTTATGAGGTAGTGCTGCCTAGGGTATTGCAAATTATCCAAAAAGTAGCGAGTCGAACGGTTTACCTTGAACTGCTTTATGAAAACGACGGCGCACTTATTCACTTAATTCGTTTGTGCCAGCAAAGCCACTGGATCAGTGATTACATCGCGAAATTTCCAATACTGTTAGATGAGCTTATTGACCCTAAGCTACTGCATAACCCGCCAGCGTTGGCTGACTATGCCAATGAATTACAACAAGCCATGTTGCGTATTCCAGAAGATGATGTTGAAAGCCAAATGAATGGCTTACGGCAATTTAAACAAGCGCAACAACTGCGTATCGCTGCTGCGGATATTAGCGGTGTGTTACCGTTAATGAAAGTAAGCGATCACTTAACAGCCTTAGCAGAAGCTACAATTGGCGAGGTAATTCAACAGGCTTGGCATCAATTAACAGCGCGTTTTGGCCAACCCAAATCTACCTTAGGTACTAACCACAAAGGATTTGCCGTACTTGGCTACGGCAAAATGGGCGGCATTGAGTTAGGATATGGCTCAGATCTAGATTTAGTTTTTGTTCACGATTGCCCACTTAACGATACCACTAATGGTGAACGGGAAATTGCTGCTAGCCAGTTTTACGTGAAGTTGGCGCAAAAAGTGATGCATATTTTCAATACTCGGATGAGTAGTGGCATTTTGTATGAACTTGATATGCGCTTAAGGCCGTCTGGTAATTCCGGCGTATTAGTGATTCACATCGACTCGTTTGCTGACTACCAGCTAACTGAAGCTTGGACATGGGAGCATCAAGCTTTGGTCAGAGCCCGCATGGTTTATGGTCATGACGATATTAGAGATAATTTTTCCGCTACTCGAAAACGGGTATTAACTAATCCTAGAGAAAACGGTGAATTGAAAAAGCAAGTTGTCGAGATGCGCGAGAAAATGCGTAACCACATTGATACATCGTCAGGGCAATGTATCGATATCAAGCACGGTCACGGTGGCTTGGTAGATATTGAATTTTTAACGCAATATTTAGTCTTGAGATTTAGTGGGCAATATCCACAGTTAACGGAATTTTCAGACAATATTCGAATTATTGAAGGGCTAGCGAAAGTGGGGGTAGTGTCTGACGAGTCGGCTCAGCACTTAGTTGATAGCTATTGCCAACTTCGCAATGCTAGCCATCGGGCAGTATTACAAGACGGTAAAGCTCAGCTATCACAAGCAATGTTTAATCAGATGGCAGGCTCAGTTGCACAGATTTGGCAACGTTTTATGGAATAA